A genome region from Methanobacterium subterraneum includes the following:
- a CDS encoding M48 metallopeptidase family protein, which translates to MKIKIQDIEVEYHIFHREVKYARLEIKNEEINLILPLGFNDHPKLIKKHKKWIYQKISRINRLKKESDNRELNLTRSIPEFRQLVKTMVDEISGEMGLSVNGITFRKMKTRWGSCSSRGNVNINTRLKYLPECLVKYVVHHEVCHLEVRKHNRKYWDLVSLTYPDYKTYEDELAIYWFLVKDLD; encoded by the coding sequence ATGAAGATTAAAATCCAGGATATTGAGGTAGAATATCATATTTTCCACCGGGAAGTTAAATATGCCCGTCTGGAGATTAAAAACGAAGAAATTAATCTTATACTGCCCCTTGGATTTAATGATCATCCGAAATTAATTAAAAAACATAAAAAATGGATTTATCAGAAAATATCAAGAATTAATAGGCTTAAAAAAGAGTCTGATAACCGTGAACTCAATTTAACTCGCAGTATACCTGAATTTCGCCAACTGGTTAAAACAATGGTGGATGAGATATCAGGAGAAATGGGTCTTTCTGTTAATGGAATAACATTTAGGAAAATGAAGACCCGTTGGGGAAGTTGTAGTTCAAGGGGAAATGTTAACATTAACACTCGCCTTAAATATTTACCTGAATGCCTCGTTAAATATGTGGTGCACCATGAAGTGTGCCATTTGGAGGTAAGAAAACACAACAGGAAGTACTGGGATCTGGTTTCTTTAACCTACCCCGATTACAAGACCTATGAAGATGAGCTGGCTATTTACTGGTTTTTGGTGAAGGATCTGGATTAA
- the tfrB gene encoding fumarate reductase (CoM/CoB) subunit TfrB — protein sequence MINISVMRYQPSEDEEPYLESYSVENKDKMKVLDALNYINNHHQANIAYRSSCRAGQCGSCAVKVNGEMALACKREIKDGDIIEPINLPVIKDLVVDRSEIEGKVKDMGLYLEDECEISECPAILNPEELANTKKLRSCIDCYSCLSACPVLKVNDEFAGPYFMRYLSKFAMDPRDCSDRAEEGLEEGLYCCTSCSKCVEVCPKEINTFGGAIEKLREIAFQEGIGPLPAHRSVKELIEKTGRSVEPMKEGPMRAGFMETAIQKQKAGKLDNNRKNGDKKEKIAFFTGCLVDYRLPEIGMSLLSVLNNHNVEVEVPAGQVCCGSPMIRTGQTDVVKELTEKNAKALEGYDTIITVCAGCGATLKKDYPEYGVNLNVMDISEYLQDKLNTEDMKPVNMKVTYHDPCHLIRGQGIRDEPREILKKIKGLEFVEMEIPDQCCGAGGGVRSGKPEIAAALGSEKAKMIEKLDVDAVITICPFCENNIRASLEKEGLKLEVMNLLTLLEKAYKS from the coding sequence ATGATAAATATAAGTGTTATGCGTTATCAGCCTTCAGAAGATGAAGAACCCTACCTTGAATCATATTCTGTTGAAAATAAGGATAAAATGAAGGTTCTGGATGCCTTAAACTACATTAATAACCATCACCAGGCAAATATTGCCTACCGTTCCTCCTGTCGGGCGGGGCAGTGCGGCTCCTGTGCAGTTAAAGTTAACGGAGAAATGGCACTGGCCTGTAAAAGAGAGATAAAAGATGGGGATATAATAGAACCCATAAACCTACCAGTTATTAAGGACCTGGTTGTTGATCGAAGTGAAATAGAAGGCAAAGTTAAAGATATGGGCCTCTATCTTGAGGATGAATGTGAAATCAGTGAGTGCCCGGCCATTTTAAACCCGGAAGAACTGGCCAACACCAAGAAGTTAAGGAGTTGTATTGACTGCTATTCCTGCCTATCAGCCTGCCCTGTTCTGAAAGTTAATGATGAATTCGCAGGCCCCTACTTCATGCGTTACCTGTCCAAATTTGCAATGGACCCCCGGGACTGTTCTGACCGGGCAGAAGAAGGACTTGAAGAAGGACTTTACTGCTGCACCTCTTGTTCCAAATGTGTGGAGGTCTGTCCCAAGGAAATAAACACCTTTGGAGGGGCAATTGAAAAATTAAGGGAAATAGCCTTTCAGGAAGGTATTGGGCCACTGCCAGCCCACCGTTCAGTTAAGGAACTCATTGAAAAGACCGGTAGATCAGTTGAACCCATGAAAGAAGGCCCTATGAGGGCAGGTTTCATGGAAACAGCCATTCAAAAACAAAAAGCTGGGAAATTAGATAATAATCGGAAAAATGGGGATAAAAAAGAGAAAATAGCATTCTTTACAGGATGTCTAGTTGATTACCGGCTGCCAGAGATAGGAATGTCCCTTTTGAGTGTTTTAAATAATCACAACGTGGAAGTGGAAGTGCCTGCAGGGCAGGTTTGCTGTGGTTCCCCCATGATTCGTACCGGGCAGACTGATGTGGTGAAGGAACTGACTGAGAAGAATGCGAAAGCATTGGAAGGTTATGATACCATTATCACAGTCTGCGCAGGTTGTGGAGCCACCCTGAAAAAGGATTATCCAGAATATGGGGTTAATCTGAATGTCATGGATATCAGTGAATATTTGCAGGATAAACTTAATACCGAAGATATGAAACCAGTGAACATGAAAGTAACCTATCACGACCCCTGTCATCTCATTCGAGGTCAGGGAATCCGTGATGAGCCCCGTGAAATTCTCAAAAAAATCAAGGGACTCGAATTTGTGGAGATGGAAATCCCTGATCAGTGTTGTGGTGCTGGTGGTGGTGTTAGGTCCGGTAAACCAGAAATTGCAGCAGCATTAGGCAGTGAAAAGGCAAAAATGATTGAAAAACTAGATGTGGATGCCGTAATCACCATCTGTCCCTTCTGTGAAAATAATATCCGGGCATCTCTGGAAAAGGAAGGACTAAAACTGGAAGTAATGAACCTGCTCACCCTATTGGAAAAGGCCTATAAGTCGTGA
- a CDS encoding RNA methyltransferase translates to MIYVVFVEPETPGNIGFLARTMKNFGLNKMVLINPCQLEHDSYYKAMHAREIVHNRQEYPSLTEFLKEKEIDFAVGTTGTAGGSYNLPRIAVTPDNLAQSIKVDGDIALILGREGDGLTNDELELCDVIVSIPTHGSYPILNITHAAAIIFYELFKNEKSYPVEDLEEASLEEKQGLMEYMDDVLDNLDYPPHKKKNASTVFRRVMGRAFISGREAHTLKGMFRRIKDRVN, encoded by the coding sequence ATGATTTACGTGGTTTTTGTGGAGCCAGAAACTCCAGGCAACATAGGATTTTTGGCGCGCACTATGAAAAATTTCGGCCTAAATAAGATGGTATTAATAAATCCATGTCAGCTGGAACATGACTCTTATTACAAGGCCATGCATGCCCGTGAAATCGTCCACAATCGCCAGGAATATCCTTCTCTGACTGAATTCCTTAAAGAAAAGGAAATAGATTTTGCAGTGGGAACTACTGGAACTGCTGGGGGCAGTTATAACCTCCCCCGTATTGCAGTAACCCCTGATAACCTCGCCCAATCAATAAAGGTGGATGGAGATATTGCACTTATACTGGGAAGAGAGGGTGATGGCCTAACTAATGATGAATTAGAGCTTTGTGATGTGATAGTTTCAATCCCTACCCATGGATCATATCCCATCCTGAACATTACCCATGCTGCCGCCATTATTTTCTACGAATTATTTAAGAATGAAAAATCTTATCCTGTGGAAGATTTAGAAGAAGCATCACTGGAGGAAAAACAGGGCTTAATGGAATACATGGATGATGTGCTGGATAATCTGGATTATCCCCCTCATAAAAAGAAAAATGCTTCCACAGTTTTCAGGAGAGTAATGGGGAGGGCATTTATATCTGGTAGGGAAGCCCATACCCTCAAAGGAATGTTCAGAAGGATAAAGGATCGGGTAAACTGA
- the dcd gene encoding dCTP deaminase — MAILSDQDIIKYLDEGKITIDPLEDPARQIQPSSVDLRIGNEFKGFRIIRKPCIDPLDKSDLESYMESFHLEQREAFIIHPGEFALATTYEAVKLPDDLVARVEGRSSMGRLGITMHVTAGYIDPGFQGKITLEISNIGKMPVALYTGQRVCQIVFETMTSPSLRPYGHPERDSKYMGQDRPVTSKIKQDYEIRDRKQTKLL, encoded by the coding sequence ATGGCTATTTTAAGTGACCAGGATATTATAAAATATTTAGATGAAGGCAAAATCACCATAGACCCCCTGGAGGATCCGGCCAGGCAAATTCAACCATCTTCAGTAGACCTGCGGATTGGGAACGAGTTTAAAGGTTTCCGTATTATTCGGAAACCCTGCATCGACCCCCTGGACAAATCTGACCTGGAGTCCTACATGGAATCATTCCATCTGGAACAGAGAGAGGCATTCATCATACACCCGGGGGAATTTGCACTGGCCACCACCTACGAAGCTGTTAAACTCCCTGATGATCTGGTGGCTCGTGTTGAGGGGCGTTCATCCATGGGACGCCTGGGAATAACCATGCACGTCACCGCAGGATACATTGACCCCGGATTTCAAGGAAAGATCACCCTGGAAATATCCAACATAGGTAAAATGCCAGTGGCCCTATACACTGGCCAGAGGGTTTGTCAGATAGTTTTTGAAACCATGACCAGTCCATCATTACGACCCTATGGCCATCCAGAACGGGACAGTAAGTACATGGGTCAGGATCGTCCGGTTACCAGTAAAATTAAACAGGATTACGAGATCAGGGATCGCAAACAGACCAAATTGCTTTAA